tacatttataaaattatattggTTTGTACGGGTtgatttggatttttttttaaatctaaatTCTTAATCTAATGATTGTTTTCGATTTGATTACTTTTGAAACCAATACAAATGTAATAGACTAAAAATTGATCTAAAATCAATAGAAACCTAGTATTACTTGTTGGGAGAGCAATCGAAGATGACATTTGAGcaactttatattttaaaagttgaaCTGTTACAATCGAATCAAGATCACATGTTCGATATTTCATGATTGCAACTAATGCAATTATTGAGAAGAAGATTGTTGATTTTGTATTATAATAATTGTTTCTGGAAGTGTAATATTTGAGTTTACGATTTAAAAAATCCAAGTTGTAATTTTACACGCCATAGCTTTTGTTATATTAATTCCACAGTTCACTATTTACTCCCCCACAAGAATGGATGTTGACTACTCAAGTTTACCATTAACAAGATAAACGTAGGCCGAATTCTTTTTTTCATGAACTTACAATTAAATTCGACGGTGAAATTGAATGGCTGAAATCAAACCATCGACTTATTCATCAATTTGATTTCAGCCTCTTCCAAGTTCCAATCTATATGGAATTCCATCCATAATTTTTCTTCTCAGTTTTCAGACAATTTCATGGATTCATTCATAGAAAGCCATCGATTGGTCAAATCTGATATAGTGCATGTGTTAGTTTGCAATGACAACATCTTTTTAGTCTTGTTACAATTGATTCTCGAGATCTTATCTCAAACTTAGAGTCTCTTGTGAAAGAACTCGCATAATTAAATCTAATGATTCCAAGTATAACATCCGTAGCATAAACAATAAGTGTGTACGCTCATTTATGACCCTATAACAATTGTTTCAGAGGCTAAATCCACATGACCATATATAACCCATTCATAACGAAAAATACCGAGTTCAGAACAGTACTATCAACCGAAACTCTCCTCACCGTATGCTCAAGTTTCTGGTAAATAACTGTCTACGTGAAGAAGACGAGCACGAAAAGAATGATAAATAAAACgagtaaaaataaaatcatcatgAGTTGACCCTTCGCGCTAGCCTTCTTCATCACCATGGCAACCTTTTTCtgcagaaaaagaaaaagaaagaagaataAGATAGGTGATAAGCACCAAGATGCTCTCcgataaagaaataaataactTCCACCCTTTAAAAGTATCCGAGTTTGTGGAATAGGTGACCATTTGACCATTATTAATGAGTTCGATTCCCCTGCCGAATATTTTCTTGGGCGAGTCTATCACACAAGGTTTATCCTTTGCTATTAAGGTGATAAGCAACAAGATGCCCTCCAATCAAGAAATAAACAGCTTCTGCAATTTAAGGATCTCCGAGTCGGTGGAATAGGTGAACATTTATCGATGACGATGAGTTCGATTTCCTAACCAACATTTTTTCGGGCGAGCTGTTTACATGGTTAACGTGATTTGCAGACTAATGTGTTAGCCCAAGAGTTTATCCAGTTCGCACCGAAAAGTAGCGGACAAGGGTTTCatcatcataaaaaacaaacaaacaaacaaacagcTTCCTTGCAGAATTTCAAATCATGGGTAGCAGACTGTATGGTATTTATTGGTACACAAGTCATATTAAAGACAATGTCTGTTAAGTGAAAGACTTTCACCTGAACAAAATCGAGACGATTTGATGTGTTGTCCATCTCTGTGCCAAATTCATCAATAATTTTTTCCTGGAGAGCCAGGAATTTACATTTCAATAATTACCAAGCTAGTAGGAAGGTTTTACTCAAAATTTACAGACGAATTACTTGAGCAAGGAGCTCTTCGTGTATTGTGAGCCCAACACCTCCAATTCTTTCAACACTAGCGCTGAGTTCATCTAACTCCTCATCCTGTCGCCTTTATTCCATAAATTCAATCAGATGGAGAATACGCGAACACAGAAAATAGCAGAAATCTACGTCAAAGCTTTCTTAGCTTTAGGATGAATTAAATGCTTTCTCAGTGGAAAATATAAATGCAGCAACTAACATAGACAACCCAGTTAGTCATCAACAAGTTTTCTTGAAATACAAAATTACCTTATCAGAAGTAGTTGTCTATCTGATTCTGATGATATGAAATTATCGTTACTATGTGTAATGTACTGTTTCCTATCAGTTTGACCTGAATCGGGCAGCCTCATAAGCTCACGCCGCATACCATTGACATTAGAAGTGCTTGTCCCATTCAACTCCTTTCCAGTCACGACTGATTTCTTCACTGTTCCCACCTATTCATCAACAACATTTCTCCAGAGACATGATACATGATGAACCAAAAAACATATGTACAATCAGCACCATCATCTAAAGTAAACAAGCTCGATGAAAATAAGCCCGTTGATACCTGAGAGCGAGCTTTGCTAGTCCATATTCTTCTTTTATCAAGCTCCACTTCATTGATACCGTATAGCGCAGGATCTCTCGCTGCAACGAAATTGTTTTGTTCAACTCATCCACCTTTCTACCAAGAAAACAAAGTTTCAGTACTGACAAGATACTTTACAATTACCTGTCGACAATCAGAGAAGCTATAGAAGCATTTTATCAGAGTCAATAGGACATAAAACAAATATCATTAATTCATCAttgttttttgtaatttttgtaACCATGACCGTAAATGATTCTTATTCCAAGAGGATGCAAGAGATCAATGCTTCTTAAAACAGTAACAGCTTATAGATTAGAGTAGTTATAGATCTCATACACCTTTCACAAGTGCAAACTCATCCAACATGAAGTGGAAGCATACAAATATATCACTGTGATAGATAtacaatgtgcttcatgtcAACCACTTTTTTTGGTCAacatcatttaaaacatttcaaaGCTTCAAGGTCATTCCACGAGGAAAAAGACTACACTCGGCTATTCATATGTTAACTCATACCTGCCACTCAATGCTCTCGCAACCAGCAAGAAGTTCCTTAGTGAGATGTAGTTGCTCGCCACCATCCGAATGCATTCGTTCCCATTGATGAAACTTTGAGAGCAATTTATCAATCTATTAAAGTAGAACTTGGTTGGTGAGATTCAGATTTAACAAAGATGGGTATCTGGGTGTTGGACTAAATACACATTCTTTCGATATCGACATCAAAATCACTAGCAGGTGATACCAGTACCAGACTCTAATACAGTCAACAGATCATCTTTTAACATTCACACACATTTGTTAGTAGGGGTGTACAGCCATTAGTTGTTTAAGACTTTTGATCTGTTTAAGGAGTACTGAGATTCAGGGCCCAGCTGGTACTGGGAAACCAAGCATTGACAAAGTTGAATGCTGTAAATAAGTAGAtagtatataaaattaaattcacTCCGtgttcataaaaaataaaaaatcagcaAAGAATTaatttttaccaaattttctCAAATAGTAAACACTACAGTTCTGTTGTTACGACTCGAATCACTAAACTTGGACTACATCCAGACCCATGAACAAATTGATACGCTAAAATAACTTGAATTCCCTCAAAGCCCACAATAAAATATACGGATAACAACAAAATAACTATTATTAGTAACCCAATATCAACTTCTTTGCAGAATTTGAAGAAGAAAGAGTCATCAAAATAATACAAAACACAATATACATGAGCCTAAGATTTGATCAGGAAAAGGGCTGAACTAGCCAcacaaaatcgaaaaaaaaatcGCATAATAGATCTGCGAACAGCATAGACCGAATAACACTTACAGAATCCTGAATCTCCTCTTTCACAATGTAAAACGGGTCTTGAGCTGAAGACATGTTTATACTCAATTATGAGTTTTCAAATCCGTTGACACCAACAATACCACGCAGAATTTCGAGATCTGAAATCTGAAAAATAGAGAGATTGTAAGGAGAAAGCAAAGCTGAATGCTTGACTCGGGTTTCGGGATGGGAAGTTGAAGTTCCTTTCCGTGGTGGTGGAGAAAAGACTACATGTACCAAAATACTCGGGTTAAACTCGACCCGATTTCCTATCCGGGTAGGAAAGGCCAAGGCCTGAAAAGGGGAATATAACCTCTTTTTaaatttaactttttaaaatttttaacgtGTTTGGTCTTTGTTTTTCtacatgtttgaagtttattttttaaaaaaatcgaagCAATGTCACaaccaaaaaaatatttgactGTTGTCATTTTTCAAACCATCTTAATCTGAAAGTGTAAACATATTGATACTACTTTAGTCAGTGAATGTAAGTTCTctaaaataattttgtattttgtttgcATCGATCGACGAATTGAGATTATagatttcaaattaatttatttcaaatttgatGCCCCAAAATTACATATCCAGGTGGATCCAAGCACATCTCAAAATTAGCTTTAGTTTCTTAAGAACCAGATCTCGTTGGGTCTGGATACCGAACTCAATCATATAGTTAGAAGTTCGAGCCTATATGTCCGATCCTGCGAATCTCCAATAGGTCTGATATCTTCAACCCCGTTTCCTACAAGTTCGAGCCCACCAATGGGTCGGGAAATCTAAGCATGACGTGGTTAGAGAATCTTAGCATCTCTTGCCTCTATAAATATCAAGTATTGATCACGATTTCAAGACACTCACATTCTCTTGCTCACTTAGCATTACTATATCTCTTTTAAGTTTGACCTTCAGACTGATTTAAGCATTAGAGGGGCAACAGCAGAAAACTTTATGGCGCCTCCTAACACTAGTTCTGTACGTGCAGAACCCAGAGTACTAACTCAATCAACTCAGCTGCGAAGATTTGAAGACTCGATCTCCAGACTGAACTCGAAGTAAAATTTTgacatcatcaaatttttttgaCTTGCTTTTATGAGCACTAATTAAAATTTGACATGAGATTGGACCCAACTACCATAATATTATAGTTGGTGAATCATGGTATATTGAATTCACATGGCAAAATCAGTTTTCAGTCCAAACGTTCGTGAAAAAAATCACGAATAGCTATTGTATGCATATATCAAGCCATTCGTACTTATTCTATGAGCATTTTTCGGCTACCTCAAGTCCTTTGCCAGAAGCTTCGTGTGAATTATTGGTGGGGTGATATAGGACAAGGAAAACCTATTCCATTGGAATATGTTGTTATGTAAGGCAAATAGTTAAAAGAGGCCCGAGCTTTAGAGATTTGTCATCTTTTAACCAGACATTGCTGGCCAAGCAAGTTTGGCGTATTTTGGTCAAGCCAGAATCTCCCGTGACTCAACTTTACAAAGCTAAATGTTTCCCCTCCGACCACTTCCTCGATGTTGCTAAAGGAAACAATACATCCTTTGTTTGGCGCAACATTCTTTGGGGAAAAGATGGTTAAAGGAATTCGGTGGCGGATATCGTTAGGGGAAAATATCCGGGTTTTCAAAGCCTTTTGGTTGATGAGGCttaaactttttatttggatGAACCCTTAGCTCAGGAGATTCGGCTTTTGTGCTCCAATACATCGGACTCTTTGATTGTTCATTGCTCTAGACATGATAATCAAGTAGCACATCTGTTAGCACAGGAGCATGCAGTCTAGCTAGATGTCACTTTGATTTTGAGGATGCGATTCATTTGTGTTTATCTAAAGTTGTATATGCtgacttgattgtttgataattaaatatatttttactagaaaaatacatttattttttatttgcgtttatttattttttgtttgaatagttttttgtatttttaattttttagcaaattttattttatttgttttttaagGGTGATGAAAGTTtggaagtttttttttttcttcaaaaaaaaatatatatacgaGGTAGTTTTGGGGGGAACAATGTTGGGGATAGTGCCCTTAAAGCATTGTAATAAGCTAATTTTTTGAAAACGACATTTATTATTAAGCATATttgcatgaaaatattattgtCATGAATATCATAGCAAAATTCCTAGTTTATTAGATATAACCATAATTTTAGTATATATAAGAGTTGTATATACAAGAGGATTAAAATTATGGATAATAAACTTAAATTAAGGCGGTgatgaattaattaaagtatGGATCTTTAATTAAAGCATCAATAATGCGGCCCATGAACATTATGAATGTGATCATCTTATCCGGATCATCGATGTTGGGACATCTAGATGGGGGCATTCATATATAATGTGATTATGTACGACTTGGACcgatttaattagtcatttcaTAATAAATTCCGTTGTTACTatgaaattcaaattaaatcaCAAAGATGATCATATATGGACAAATATCAATCCTGAAGTGATTATAAACTCCTATTCATTTTAATATGATTCTTAATTTGCTTGTTTAAAGTTTGCGATTGTGCATTCTTAATACTTGCATTTTAgatttatatttgaaatgaaTGGCTGGGAATATGAATTCGCAGACATGGAATCCATTCCTTCTTGCGAGAAGTAGAAAGACGATTCCCTCATTTGTTAATTCTAGAACCTGAGTATTGGGCCCAACTAATTTATAATTAAGTTATAAATTGAACCACTCACTAGTGAATTAATGGTAAATGAGGATAAGAAGTAATTGAAAAGGTAAACGGAAAATTCCTGGCTTCAATTACGAATTGTCTATGGAGGATTAATCCATGTGTAATGATTATATCAATGGACTGCTCAATTTTGTAGAGTAAGATATTTCATAATGAAGAAGAGTGCAATTCCATATTTTTAGTGGAGTAATTatgtaattaataaattagataaattaattaaagagtttaattatttattaaatttattggaGCTTCTAATTATGAGTCCATGGTCCCCGGTACGCCTTTCAAATTGATGACGGATTAAAAATGCAATTTAGAAATCATGTATGGATATGGAAAATTGTTTCCATAACTCCACAAGTTTGGAGATAAATATAATTGATAATGagatattaattatattaaataataattatgagataattatatatttggatTATTATGGTAATATCCAAAAGTTGATTATAATatctttaatttattatgaataaattatAGATATTATTTGCTATCTGAAAATAAGTTAGAATaagattctaatttattttgataatcCTATTTAATATCTTTAATTTATTGTGAATAAAATTTAGATATTATATCTAAATAAATTAGAATAAGATTTTAATGTATCTTGATAATATCCTAGAAATCCTATTTaatatctttaatttattttgaataaaatttaGATATTATTTAACATCTAAATAAGTTAGAATaagattataatttattttaataagatTTTAGAAATCTTATgacttttaaaatagttttaaaagtatataaaatataatattcaaaaaaatcaaatctaGGCATATCCTAGATGATTTGATCGAGAGTTCCAATTGAAATAAGATTTGGACTCTTGGTTTTGAATTATTATAAATAGGATCttaggttttattttaaaaacaactTTTTCTCTATCTTTTCATGAGTTGAAAATAAAGTAgagaacaaaataaaaatttggatTTCTAGCATTTGCGTTTTTGAGTGCCCACACACTCCTGTTGATAGAAAGGATCGTATTGGAAAGCTGTGGTTTCTACGCAAATTGGATTTACATTGAAGAGAAAATCCACAAGAGGTTAGTTTTCTAGTAAattctttttatttaaattcatagttaatttatattcatatgttcgattataatttatgaagttATGTAATCGCTTCCGCTGTGTTTCGATTTGATCGAAAATAATTTTCTTAGCCGGAATTGTCCCGAAGGCTATATAATTTCCAACAAACAAAACATTAGTGAAGCATGTCCGACCCTCATACTCAAAGAACGATATGGATAGAAAAATATTGATAAATGTTGTTAAAACTGATacttatatatgtatgtattatatatattatatatataaaaaatcgaTGAGAAAATTGGTTATGTGGGTAAAAAGTGAACTTTGTGATGTTTGCAAACACGATATAGATATGAGTAGGTTTTATGTATAATAGTCTCGTGGGTTTATATTCGTGAGCGAGTTGACCCAGTCTATACATGAtgtgaaaagtaatatttttgacataaaaaataatatttttcactcaaataaacatatattacTCGATATgctttgaaataaaaattaatattttctaacaaaaacaacatatattacataatatttattcataatataaataacaaaaaatatacttttacgatataaataaataatttgagcataaaaacaataatttttatgGATCGAGTCGGATATTTTTCTCACAAAACTGATATAAAACAATCACATATGAATTTTGTGTAGGAATCTAAAATAAAAATGGTAAGAGTttgaaaagatttaaaataaaaagggtaatagaacaatattttttttaacataatgTTGGAAACTTGGAGATTTGCAATCTacctatttttattaaatttttgttgGAGAACAATAATGTGAAAGTTTGTTTGAATCACAATTATGTATAAAATCAATATATGCTTATCTTAGGTATTAACAAGCGGGAGAATTATAATTTTTTGcaaattattaatcatttgatCATATTAAGATGTTTAATTCTCATAAGTCGTAAGATAGTGGGGATATCCTCTGAGTCAATAAATTAATGaagacaaaaatttatgtgagacggtctgacatgtcgtattttgtgatacatatatcttatttggctcatccataaaaaaatattactttttattgtgaatatcggtagggttacccatctcacatataaaaattcgtgagacattctcacaagagacctaatcattgatgaaatatttgggctcgtgttttatatttttttcccaCAAGAAAATATTGGTTTAATGATTTAACGGTTCGATTTAATTAAAAGCGACATTAGTCAGTTTCCACAAGAATGAGCTATTTATGGAAAGCGACTTTAGTCTAACATCGTGTTTGAAAACGCGACTTATTAAGGATTTGTTTGGTTATTACCCTAAAACTGGAAATAGAAACAGAATCGATCACTGCAAAATCTCGACAGCTATTGACGTTCGTTCGCATGGATTCTGTTCATAGGAAGGCTTCAACCTCCAGTAAATTCACTTTCCCAATTTCAATTGAAGGGATGTTTCCGTAGATATGCTGAGAAAATCCGGAAACTAAGGCAGATTTCTTGGTCAAGCgattggaggagatggctgatGGAAGAGCGAGCAATTCGAACAGCAACAGCAGCAACAATAAACCTGAGTGGCTGGAGCAGTACGACGTGATTGGGAAAATCGGTGAGGGAACATATGGTTTGGTTTTCTTGGCTAAGATTAAGCTGAATCGATCCAAATCGATAGCCATAAAGAAATTCAAGCAGTCTAAAGACGGGGATGGCGTTTCTCCTACCGCAATTCGTGAAATTATGGTATGAAAATTGTGATTGTTGATCGCTTCTGCGTTTGATCGTGTGATTACGGTTTTTATATAGGTTCTTGCTGGTGTATGTGCTTTATCCAGTGGAAGTTGGTTTGAACTAGAGAATTTTAAAGTTGGAGTATTTGTTGTGGACTTGTATTGGGTTCTTTTTTGTGTTTGTTTCCTGATTTGAGGGGAGGAAATGGTGAATCTTTGTATCTTTTGTCTTCTTATTGTCTTATTTTCCTGGAATTGATAGAAGTTAACGCTCCGGTTGGAAGCCGGCCTTTAGTGATGTTTTTGTgccattattttaatttttttttgaaaatattgactTGATTGACTGGATAGGATGAGCAAAAAATGTACCATCAATTCCCTCTTACCTTATTTATTTCTTGAATACATGTGGTTTAACTTATTAGAACACTGATACATGTCATACCTGGCGACAATTGTCTGGAATAAGAAATATTATTAGGGAATAGATGAGGATTTCTTTAGTCTATTTTACAAGCGTGGTTACTGCAAAGATGGAAAAGAACATTATGCCATTTCAGAAAACTAAAGGGTCATTGGCTCGTTTTCCTCCTATGTTTGTATTATTTTCTTTTGCCCCCCATCTAACCAAGAAATTTTCATGGTGGAATTTTGTTTTGTCTAATGATTTTTAGATGATGAAGCAAACATAAATGAGCATTGAGATAGAACCTTTATCATATTCTAGTTAAATATTGGTTGGTAGATTtgcttttaaatttatattgatTAGTCGATTAGCATCTTTATGCTAAGAACATCAATGGTCAAAAAGAGCATCATATTCACGTGTTGGACTCGGTTTCCGTCATTTTCAATTTCCAAACTGAAGATGTACTAGTATTGCAAATCTCTTATTTTGGCCTTTACTCGAATTttttttcattcttttcattttcattaaaCGTTGGATTTAATAAAGTGGGTATTATGATGCTAGTTGCTTCGAGAGATTTCCCATGAGAATGTGGTAAAGCTTGCAAATGTGCACATTAATCATGCCGATATGTCACTTTATCTAGCATTTGATTATGCCGAGCATGATCTCTACGTGAGTAAATTTCTCACTCTTTCTCTATCTTAAGCCATACCAAAAACTAATTTATTTGTGTAATTCTGTtggtatttataattttttgtagCAAAAATGTATTGACGTTTCTTGAATGCTTCCAGGAAATTATTCGACATCATAGGGACAAGGTCAACCAACAAATCAATTCCTACACCATCAAGTCATTGTTGTGGCAGCTTCTTAACGGTCTTAGTTATCTTCACAGGTTATGCATGTTTCTTATTATATTGTGATTAATCATTATGTTTTCTGATGAATTGTATCCCAGAGTGGATCAAATTGTTTTGAACTAGTTTGTAAATCCAGACAAAAGAAACTTGTTCTATTCTATGCATTCTCGAATGCACGGTGTTTAGATTCTGTGTTTCACACATTTCTAACTATGAAGTACAAGGCGAGAAACTTTGGTGAAGTTTGCTTTCAATCTGTGATATGGCTGCCTTTTACAGCTCCTGTGGATGTTGTCAGTCTTGTTTGTTTTTGGTGGTGATATGGATAGCATTGTAGTGTGGTTGGGAACAAATGTTGATGGCAATGACTTTGTGCATTTGGATTTTGAAAAATGCAACTTCTAAACTATTTTCCTTTAATTTCAAACAAAACACTATGGAGAAGA
The sequence above is a segment of the Primulina tabacum isolate GXHZ01 chromosome 6, ASM2559414v2, whole genome shotgun sequence genome. Coding sequences within it:
- the LOC142549564 gene encoding LOW QUALITY PROTEIN: syntaxin-61-like (The sequence of the model RefSeq protein was modified relative to this genomic sequence to represent the inferred CDS: inserted 1 base in 1 codon), which produces MSSAQDPFYIVKEEIQDSIDKLLSKFHQWERMHSDGGEQLHLTKELLAGCESIEWQVDELNKTIXVAARDPALYGINEVELDKRRIWTSKARSQVGTVKKSVVTGKELNGTSTSNVNGMRRELMRLPDSGQTDRKQYITHSNDNFISSESDRQLLLIRRQDEELDELSASVERIGGVGLTIHEELLAQEKIIDEFGTEMDNTSNRLDFVQKKVAMVMKKASAKGQLMMILFLLVLFIILFVLVFFT